The window AGCGATTCAAGCCGGACGATTAATGTTAGAACGACTCGAAACTTTAGTTAATGCTGAAGCTGATTTTGCTTTTGAAACGACTCTAGCCGCGCGAAGCTTTGCCAGATTTCTAGCCAATTGTAAAAGTAAAGGTTATCAGATTAACTTAATTTATTTTTGGCTCCAAAGTCCAGAATTAGCAATTGCCAGGGTACGCAGACGGGTAGAAAGTGGGGGTCATAATATCCCAGAAGATGTCATTCGCCGTCGTTATGAACGGGGACGGAAAAACCTAACTGATTTGTATTTATCCCTGTGCG of the Planktothrix tepida PCC 9214 genome contains:
- a CDS encoding zeta toxin family protein encodes the protein MMPNLYIICGANGSGKTTAALQILPSFLEVFEYVNADEIAAGLSPFNPESVAIQAGRLMLERLETLVNAEADFAFETTLAARSFARFLANCKSKGYQINLIYFWLQSPELAIARVRRRVESGGHNIPEDVIRRRYERGRKNLTDLYLSLCDTWIVYDNSRNSPQLVAAFANNQDVMIYEPAIWNQITL